The Vitis riparia cultivar Riparia Gloire de Montpellier isolate 1030 chromosome 10, EGFV_Vit.rip_1.0, whole genome shotgun sequence genome includes a region encoding these proteins:
- the LOC117923012 gene encoding spermidine sinapoyl-CoA acyltransferase, translated as MEVCASETALVFPSRPPFEHDHVLPLSHLDTDRNLHVSFRYVRAYTSTAASNHPSDPFRVISAALSDALVYYYPFTGSLRRRSDDRLELFCAAGKAVPFVRAAADCSLESVNYLDEPDRYFVDQLVPDPRPEEGLVTPFVLQLTVFACGGYCLGASIHHAMCDGLGATQFFNAVAELARGASRISVEPVWERGSLLGPREPPRVEVPFEEVLCFEKGSSPYGESSEAVARECFHVRDGCLDRYKALLLEKSGVSFTTFEALGAFLWRARVKASGVPGHEKVKFAYSINIRKLVKPPLPLGYWGNGCVPMYVQLSAKELIENPIWETAKLIKKSKSNATDEYARSFIDFQELNYAKGITAGKGVSGFTDWRHLGHSTVDFGWGGPVTVLPLSRHLLGSVEPCFFLPYSSAKAGNKDGFKVLITLPEIALHAFRQEMEKFTSEQFGLPRL; from the exons ATGGAAGTTTGCGCTTCGGAGACCGCTCTCGTCTTCCCTTCTCGCCCACCCTTCGAACACGACCACGTTCTACCCCTCTCCCATCTCGACACCGACCGCAATCTCCACGTCAGCTTCCGCTACGTCCGGGCCTACACCAGCACCGCCGCGAGCAACCACCCCTCCGACCCCTTCCGCGTCATTTCTGCCGCACTCTCCGACGCACTCGTTTATTACTACCCTTTCACCGGCTCTCTCCGGCGCCGAAGCGACGACCGTCTCGAGCTGTTTTGCGCCGCAGGGAAAGCAGTCCCCTTTGTTCGCGCCGCGGCGGACTGCTCGCTTGAGTCGGTGAACTACCTGGACGAGCCGGATCGGTATTTCGTCGATCAGTTGGTGCCTGACCCCAGACCGGAGGAGGGCTTGGTGACGCCGTTCGTGTTACAGTTGACGGTGTTCGCGTGCGGTGGGTACTGTCTCGGGGCTTCGATTCACCATGCGATGTGCGACGGACTTGGTGCAACTCAGTTTTTCAACGCCGTGGCTGAGTTGGCTCGGGGGGCGAGTCGGATATCTGTTGAGCCGGTTTGGGAGCGTGGGAGTTTGCTAGGTCCAAGAGAGCCGCCGCGGGTGGAGGTGCCGTTTGAGGAGGTTTTGTGTTTTGAGAAGGGGTCCTCACCGTACGGTGAGTCCAGTGAAGCGGTTGCTAGGGAGTGTTTTCATGTGAGGGATGGGTGTTTAGATCGCTACAAGGCTCTGCTGTTGGAAAAATCAGGGGTGAGCTTTACTACATTTGAAGCTTTGGGCGCATTCCTATGGAGGGCCAG GGTTAAAGCCTCTGGAGTTCCCGGCCATGAGAAAGTGAAGTTCGCATATTCAATCAATATAAGAAAGCTAGTGAAACCGCCACTACCACTCGGCTACTGGGGCAATGGCTGTGTCCCCATGTACGTGCAGCTTAGCGCCAAAGAGCTGATAGAAAACCCCATCTGGGAAACGGCCAAGCTGATcaagaaaagcaaaagcaaTGCCACGGATGAGTATGCCCGCTCATTCATAGACTTCCAAGAGCTAAATTATGCAAAGGGGATCACAGCAGGAAAGGGAGTGAGTGGATTCACTGACTGGAGGCATTTAGGCCATTCCACAGTGGACTTTGGGTGGGGAGGTCCTGTAACTGTTTTGCCACTCTCCAGACACCTTCTTGGGAGCGTGGAACCTTGCTTCTTCTTGCCTTATTCTTCAGCAAAGGCAGGAAACAAGGATGGGTTCAAGGTTTTAATAACTTTGCCAGAAATTGCCCTGCATGCTTTCAGGCAAGAGATGGAGAAATTTACCAGTGAACAATTTGGATTGCCTCGACTTTAG
- the LOC117923860 gene encoding magnesium-chelatase subunit ChlI, chloroplastic-like, which translates to MAGIFGTSSSSTAILASRPLSSTSKSSIPSLSLPLCTWRSHGRKLYGGVGVQLKKGRSQFHVAVSNVATEINPAEKAQKLAAEGSQRPVYPFAAIVGQDEMKLCLLLNVIDPKIGGVMIMGDRGTGKSTTVRSLVDLLPEIRVVSGDPFNSDPEDSESMGMEVRESILKGEQLSIVMTKINMVDLPLGATEDRVCGTIDIEKALTEGVKAFEPGLLAKANRGILYVDEVNLLDDHLVDVLLDSAASGWNTVEREGISISHPARFILIGSGNPEEGELRPQLLDRFGMHAQVGTVRDAELRVKIVEERARFDKNPKEFRDSYKAEQEKLQQQISSARSDLSSVQIDHDLRVKISKVCAELNVDGLRGDIVTNRAAKALAALKGRDNVTAEDIATVIPNCLRHRLRKDPLESIDSGLLVIEKFYEVFS; encoded by the exons ATGGCAGGAATTTTTGGGACTTCTTCTTCGTCAACGGCAATCTTGGCTTCTAGACCTCTCTCTTCTACTTCCAAGTCCTCCATTCCCTCTTTATCTCTCCCTCTTTGTACAT GGCGGAGTCATGGAAGGAAATTATATGGAGGGGTTGGAGTTCAGCTTAAGAAAGGCAGGTCCCAGTTCCATGTTGCTGTTTCCAATGTTGCCACTGAAATCAATCCTGCTGAAAAg GCCCAAAAGCTTGCCGCTGAAGGAAGCCAGAGGCCAGTGTATCCATTTGCTGCTATAGTAGGACAAGATGAGATGAAGCTATGCCTTCTTCTAAATGTGATAGATCCCAAGATTGGAGGGGTGATGATCATGGGTGATAGGGGAACGGGAAAATCCACTACTGTTAGGTCCCTGGTGGATTTGCTTCCAGAAATCAGAGTGGTTTCAGGTGACCCATTTAACTCTGATCCAGAAGATTCAGAATCCATGGGAATGGAAGTCAGGGAGAGCATTTTGAAAGGGGAGCAACTTTCCATTGTGATGACCAAAATCAACATGGTTGATTTACCACTGGGTGCAACTGAAGATAGAGTCTGTGGGACAATTGACATTGAAAAGGCTCTGACAGAGGGTGTGAAAGCTTTTGAGCCTGGGCTTCTTGCTAAAGCCAATAGGGGAATTCTTTATGTGGATGAAGTTAACCTTCTGGATGATCATTTAGTGGATGTTCTTCTGGATTCTGCTGCCTCAGGATGGAACACTGTTGAAAGAGAGGGAATTTCAATTTCACATCCTGCTCGGTTTATTCTCATTGGCTCAGGCAACCCTGAGGAAGGGGAGCTCAGGCCACAGCTACTTGACAGATTTGGAATGCATGCACAAGTGGGAACTGTGAGGGATGCAGAGCTCAGAGTTAAGATTGTGGAGGAGAGAGCTCGGTTTGACAAAAATCCCAAGGAATTCAGGGATTCTTATAAGGCCGAGCAAGAGAAGCTCCAGCAACAAATTTCCTCTGCTAGGAGTGATCTTTCCTCTGTTCAGATTGATCATGATCTCCGTGTGAAAATCTCCAAGGTTTGTGCAGAGCTAAATGTTGATGGATTAAGAGGGGACATAGTGACAAATAGAGCAGCAAAAGCACTGGCTGCTCTGAAGGGAAGAGATAATGTAACTGCAGAGGATATTGCTACTGTCATTCCAAACTGCTTAAGACACCGTCTTCGGAAGGATCCCTTGGAGTCAATTGACTCTGGATTACTTGTCattgagaaattctatgaggtGTTTAGCTGA
- the LOC117923861 gene encoding nudix hydrolase 15, mitochondrial — MDSEDLTLKILTEELRLYKPPHSIPIQQSGSDSEPARRKPNRAAVLICLFQGENGDLHVILTKRSSTLSSHSGEVSLPGGKREEGDADDIETAMREAKEEIGLDPSLVNPVTVLEPFVNKRGMIVVPVVGILSDKKAFVPAPNASEVEAVFDTPLEMFLKDENRRAEEREWMGDKYLLHYFDYEAENERYVIWALTAGILIRTASIVYQRPPAFLERKPKFWSRIVN; from the exons ATGGATTCTGAGGACCTGACGCTGAAAATCTTGACAGAAGAGCTCCGTCTCTACAAACCTCCTCATTCCATTCCCATTCAACAATCCGGTTCAGATTCTGAACCTGCCAGGCGCAAACCCAATAGAGCCGCTGTTCTCATCTGCCTTTTCCAGGGCGAGAATGGCGATCTCCATGTGATTCTCACCAAGCGCTCTTCAACCCTCTCTTCTCACTCTG GTGAGGTTTCGTTACCCGGTGGGAAAAGAGAGGAAGGTGATGCTGACGACATTGAGACTGCCATGAGGGAGGCTAAAGAGGAGATAGGTTTGGATCCTTCACTTGTGAATCCTGTTACTGTTCTCGAGCCTTTCGTAAACAAG CGTGGCATGATAGTAGTTCCTGTGGTTGGCATACTTTCTGATAAGAAAGCATTCGTTCCAGCTCCAAATGCTTCTGAAGTTGAAGCAGTATTTGATACTCCCTTAGAAATGTTCCTCAAG GATGAGAACCGGAGAGCAGAGGAGAGAGAATGGATGGGAGACAAGTATTTACTCCATTACTTCGATTATGAAGCAGAGAATGAGAGGTATGTGATCTGGGCTTTGACTGCTGGAATCTTGATTAGGACCGCATCAATTGTTTACCAGCGCCCACCAGCCTTTCTGGAGCGGAAGCCCAAATTCTGGAGCAGGATTGTTAACTAG
- the LOC117922924 gene encoding nudix hydrolase 15, mitochondrial-like, producing MISILRRVPLTLSPPVYKIMESSNMVGGSQRLLNLARQLRLYKPSPPPSDDYDDVEERRIEEAAGKVVSQVGFAESATSVEYEGRFRPKRAAVLICLFEGDAGDLRVILTKRSSKLSTHSGEVSLPGGKQEEGDKDDADTATREANEEIGMDPSLVNVVTVLEPFLSKHLLRVVPVIGILSDKKTFEPVPNADEVDAVFDAPLEMFIKDENRRSEEREWMGQKYLIHFFDYEMENKKYLIWGLTAGILIRAASVVFQQPPAFLEQKPNFKVPRGVDKDTIMP from the exons ATGATCTCGATTCTGAGAAGAGTACCATTAACCCTGTCGCCACCTGTCTACAAGATCATGGAATCTTCAAACATGGTGGGCGGATCACAACGGCTGCTCAACTTGGCTCGCCAGCTCCGCCTCTACAAGCCTTCGCCGCCGCCCTCCGACGATTATGACGACGTCGAGGAGCGGCGCATTGAAGAGGCCGCCGGCAAGGTGGTTTCTCAAGTGGGTTTCGCTGAATCCGCCACCTCAGTTGAGTACGAAGGGAGGTTCAGGCCCAAGAGAGCTGCAGTTCTGATCTGTCTCTTTGAAGGGGATGCTGGGGATTTGCGTGTGATTCTCACGAAGCGGTCTTCTAAACTGTCCACACACTCGG GGGAAGTTTCGTTGCCTGGTGGGAAACAGGAGGAGGGTGATAAAGATGATGCTGATACAGCGACCAGGGAAGCCAACGAAGAGATTGGGATGGACCCTTCCCTTGTAAATGTTGTAACTGTTCTTGAGCCATTCTTGTCTAAG CACCTCCTAAGGGTTGTTCCTGTTATTGGCATACTTTCTGATAAGAAAACATTTGAACCTGTCCCCAATGCTGATGAAGTGGATGCAGTATTTGATGCCCCTTTGGAGATGTTCatcaag GATGAAAATAGGAGATCAGAGGAAAGAGAGTGGATGGGACAGAAgtatttgattcatttcttcGACTACGAAATGGAGAATAAGAAGTATTTAATATGGGGTCTAACCGCAGGGATCTTGATTAGAGCTGCCTCAGTTGTGTTCCAGCAGCCACCAGCCTTTCTGGAGCAGAAGCCTAATTTTAAGGTTCCTAGGGGTGTAGACAAAGATACTATAATGccttaa
- the LOC117923958 gene encoding transcription factor TCP4-like: protein MLHEKTKDIWKSKRSYLMSSSASLVSEQLMIEGTRISLEHASSELRLKKGAERVQVRRGHIARSIGKKDRHSKDRLGYDRPSKAVDWLMEKAKTAIDALAELPTQCPLSTSVVASAQQREQNLNHLQHPHLCVEQLETILDLNQQHLNENPIYSSGLFHIPVSTAFSAVHFQNSPAYPNLGAISHTQYPYLSIQSFQDPTLGRHHSTTISSADQAIYSASSPLVFDAASNHWPHSDPPEMSQPQKMIDWNSDTGNGIQGLVFDSLPLPLQEPALSQNQLFSEREPLQSTDSALISDWMNPPISTANVQHITKEANQSSGFALASNGISRIGISAHIQGEDMEQSTV from the exons ATGTTacatgagaaaacaaaagatatatGGAAAAGCAAACGCTCTTACTTGATGTCTTCTTCTGCATCATTAGTATCTGAGCAACTGATGATCGAAGGCACAAGAATCAGTTTGGAGCACGCATCATCGGAGCTGAGGCTGAAGAAGGGAGCAGAAAGAGTGCAAGTCCGACGAGGTCACATTGCGCGTTCCATCGGAAAGAAAGATCGTCACAGCAAG GACCGACTCGGCTACGACAGACCCAGTAAGGCGGTTGATTGGCTCATGGAGAAGGCGAAAACGGCCATTGATGCTCTTGCAGAGTTGCCTACACAATGTCCTTTATCTACTTCTGTTGTTGCATCAGCCCAACAGAGAGAGCAGAATCTAAATCATCTACAGCATCCCCACTTATGCGTTGAGCAGTTGGAAACTATCTTGGATTTGAATCAGCAGCATTTGAATGAGAATCCCATTTACAGTTCAGGATTGTTTCACATTCCTGTTTCCACAGCATTTTCTGCAGTTCATTTCCAGAACAGCCCAGCTTATCCGAATTTAGGAGCAATAAGCCACACTCAATATCCTTACCTGTCTATTCAGAGCTTCCAAGACCCAACACTTGGACGTCATCATTCTACAACTATTTCTTCAGCGGATCAAGCCATCTACTCTGCCTCGTCTCCACTAGTTTTTGATGCCGCATCTAACCACTGGCCTCATAGTGATCCACCTGAGATGAGTCAGCCCCAGAAAATGATTGATTGGAATTCTGACACAGGCAATGGAATTCAAGGGCTTGTCTTTGATTCGTTGCCACTTCCACTACAAGAACCAGCTCTTAGCCAAAACCAGTTGTTTTCTGAGAGGGAACCCCTTCAGTCCACTGATTCAGCTTTAATTTCCGATTGGATGAATCCACCTATTTCCACCGCCAATGTTCAACACATCACAAAGGAAGCCAATCAATCATCTGGCTTTGCATTGGCCTCAAACGGAATTTCGAGGATTGGCATTTCTGCACATATTCAAGGTGAAGATATGGAGCAGAGCACGGTGTGA
- the LOC117923959 gene encoding protein IQ-DOMAIN 1, which translates to MGSGDWFKAILSSKKVKGDNSRKTKGTSTDAKSNGFKWRSRTLKGSTGFSYGSTSGNPGVLGIPVEDIAATRIQTAFRAFMARKTLRRLKGIVRLQKLTQGDDCVRKQASTTLSYLSSWSRIQTQIRARRLCMVTEGRIRQKKLENQLKLDAKLHDLEVEWCGGPETMEEILARIYHREEAAVKRERALAYAFSHQWRANSGQNQGPNKSGLSKANWGWSWMERWIAARPWESRVHISPKKAQSRQKNKVGKNIISPTTKVPVTVNPNGKGTTKARRLSYPSAEKPAARDGNIKPEEVNAKEEQPVP; encoded by the exons ATGGGTTCTGGAGATTGGTTTAAGGCAATACTTAGCTCAAAGAAAGTGAAAGGTGACAATTCAAGAAAAACGAAG GGAACTTCAACTGATGCAAAATCAAATGGTTTCAAATGGAGGAGCCGCACTCTGAAAGGCTCTACTGGTTTTTCCTATGGTTCTACTAGTGGAAATCCTGGGGTTCTTGGTATTCCAGTTGAGGATATAGCTGCAACTCGGATTCAGACTGCATTCCGGGCATTTATG GCTAGGAAAACTTTACGACGTTTAAAAGGGATAGTAAGGTTACAGAAACTGACCCAAGGCGACGATTGTGTTAGAAAGCAAGCTTCGACTACATTGAGCTATCTTAGCTCATGGAGCAGGATACAGACCCAGATTAGAGCTCGCCGACTCTGTATGGTTACAGAAGGCCGGATTAGACAGAAGAAATTAGAGAATCAATTAAAACTTGACGCAAAGCTTCATGATCTGGAG GTGGAATGGTGTGGAGGTCCTGAAACAATGGAGGAAATTCTTGCAAGGATATATCACAGGGAAGAAGCAGCAGTAAAGCGGGAGCGAGCACTGGCATATGCCTTCTCTCATCAG TGGAGGGCTAACTCTGGTCAGAACCAAGGGCCAAATAAATCTGGACTTAGCAAAGCTAATTGGGGTTGGAGCTGGATGGAACGTTGGATTGCAGCTCGCCCATGGGAAAGCCGAGTCCACATCAGCCCAAAGAAAGCACAGAGTAGGCAGAAAAACAAGGTTGGTAAAAACATAATCTCACCAACAACAAAAGTACCAGTTACAGTTAATCCTAATGGGAAAGGAACCACAAAGGCCAGAAGATTATCCTACCCATCTGCTGAAAAACCTGCTGCACGAGATGGGAACATTAAACCTGAAGAAGTAAATGCTAAAGAAGAACAGCCAGTACCTTAG